ATTTGCTTATTTGTGTTGGGAATAGTTAAACATAGTTagttaaacatgtttgttatGCTCCTTTTGTAACCACGAGCTGTTGCTGCAATCCAAAAATGTTtctaatgatgatgaagatgtcaGAGAGGAAGATACTTTTCGCTTTATAGTTAAGAAAAGTAACTTTTTGCGAAACAGTGTGTCACATTTAAACCTGTAGGTAGGTTAAAggtttgtgtttggtttgtttactGCAAAGTCAGTTGAattaaagctttttattaatGGTACATGGTGAGACGTCTGAGTAAAGTGTGAGGTCAAGaagtgaaacagtttgtttttttattttttatttttatttactaaagAGATAAACACTTCATCAACATTTTAGTTGGAGGACATGGTGTTGCGGATCCAGGTGTTGTAGTTGCACACCTTGGCGTAAACTCCAGGCTTGTTCCTCTGGGCGCAGCCGTAGCCCCAGGACACCACACCCTGCAGCTGACCGTTGCACACAACAGGGCCACCAGAATCTCCCTGATAGGacacagatgaagagaaagacatGTTAGCAGAGGTGTTCTGAAGGtaatgtgttcatttaaagAAGCAGTAACAAAGAGTGTAGTTTGTACCTGGCAGGAGTCCTTGCCTCCCTCCAGGAATCCAGCACAGAACATATTGGAGGTGATCTGTCCAGGGTAGGAGTTCTTGCAGCTGGTGTCGCTCAGGATGGGGGCGTTCAGGCACCTCAGACGATCAGGGTAGTTgcctagaaaagaaaaaacagaactctgGTAAATATTCACACCCAGTCAATAACTTAAGAATCTGACATTGACAGTGTTTTACTAACTTCCAGAGCTGCTGGTGTTGCCCCAGCCAGAGATCAGACAGGTGGTGCCTGCGCTGGCACAGCTGGAGGGAAGAGACACGGTCTTGACGTAGCTGTTCAGGGTGGCGGGTTTGCTCAGCTTGATCAGCATGATATCGTTGTTCAAGTTGGAACTGCTGTAGCTGGGGTGACGGATGACCTTAGCGGAGCTGATGAACTGCTCTGTGCCCTCGTTGACAGCGATGTTGTGCTCACCCAGACGCACCTGGatggagctgcagagagagtTAAGATTAGTGACCAGCACCTTGAATTCAAAGTAGAAATCATGTGATTAGAGAAACTGTTCTGTACTCGAAATGTAAATCTAAACTCAAATATTTGTACTCACGACTTGtagcagtgagcagcagacaCCACCCAGGTGCTGGAGATCAGGGAGCCTCCACAGAAGTGGTAGCCAACGTTCAGAGAGACCTGGTAGGGCACAGAGTTCTTTGTGCACTCGTAACCTCCAACAATCTTGTCGTCCTCATCCTCGATGGGAGCAGCAACTGATGGACGTAAAGAATTCAACACAATGTATGTTTTGCAGGACGACAAGGAAGTCTTCACATCTTCAGGTAAGTTACTATTCACAGGTTTTGTAAGATTGTTTAGTCTTAATACTCACATGCTGCTGCGCACAGAGCCAGAAGAATGAAAGCCTTCATGGTGATGCCGATGTCTGCTCAGCTGTACTGCGGGCCCTTTTATacccactctgctgctgactaGCCAAGGGCCTGTTTCAATTATTTACCATTATCTTGTCGTGTGAAATCACATCTGGACGACGAGGGGCAACCTATGTATATATGATAATATGTTCTGGTGTGTCAGTCAACCTCCTGATACGTACACACAGCCCTATACAAAGGAAGCTGGATTTCACTATTCACTTCCTTTAACCTGTTGTTCTCTGATCTTTATTGGTAATCAAAGTATTTTTGTCTGTTCCTCTGAATCACAATGAGCCGCAATAAACGTGCtctatttaataatatttgttaataatattaatattacattaaatGAGACGACCACTGAAAGATTGAGCAGATTGATCAGGGGGTCACTGGTCACACTGACTTAATTCATACCACTGCAGTTTCAATCATTACAGCAGCAAACTCAAAAGTTTCTATAttaattttgaaatatttgtcaTACCcaaagtaaattcaaatgtgaTACTGATGCTAACATTTCTCAGAGAAGTTTCTGATTCATTTCACAAGACCTGCTGTACctgctttttaaatttcttttagGGGGCTATCATATCTTGCACATGGTCTCCTACATGTGAATACTCATTAGTTTTGCACTATGATAATCTTGAGTTGTTGCCAATGATGATGCTGAAGTGTAAGGTAATAATGATTTTTTGTTGATAGGAAAAGTAACTgttgtgaacattttaaaatacagggAGTCACATTTAATAGATCTGCTGCGAAGTCAAGCGTTTGATTCCAAAATGATGAGCTGGAGTTCAAGTCAGTTTCAATAATTTACCATTATCTTCTCAAGTacagtgtgtgaaaacacatctgCAAGACGAGGGGCCCCCTACAGTATGTATGACAACATGTTCtgacacatgcatgtgcaaaaATCTTTAAACATAGGATACTTGATTTCATGCATTTAAGAAGAAATAGACCTCAGCTACAGCTCATGTCCCTGTAAAAGCATATTTTACAGTAGTTGTCTGTATGAAATTATATATGAGAAACACAATGAATGGACCTTGGATTCATATCCAAACAGGGAATCTTTCATAGCTTACACACATCATATGCATTTTGGAcagttgttgtggttttgaAAAACTTAAACTAAAGTTTAATTCACAAGTTGATTCATTGATCAAATGCTCCTTTCACATCAACTCAACAGGACACGGCCAATGGCAAAAGCCGCCCACCCCTGCGATCTGATTGGCCACCCTAAGTGGCAACCAGAGTTCTTAGATCTCATTCGCTGATGCTAAGAACAATCTAGCCAGACAGGTAGGTTAAAGGTTTCTTTGAATGACGAGTGTGGCAGGATGTGATCCACGCTTACTTGT
This genomic stretch from Anabas testudineus chromosome 16, fAnaTes1.2, whole genome shotgun sequence harbors:
- the LOC113169648 gene encoding trypsin-3-like isoform X1 codes for the protein MKAFILLALLAVAFAAPIEDEDDKIVGGYECTKNSVPYQVSLSAGYHFCGGSLISSTWVVSAAHCYKSRLEVRLGEHNIAADEGTEQFISPAKVIRHPNYNSNTADNDIMLIKLSKPATLNSYVKTVSLPSSCASAGTTCLISGWGNTSSSGSNYPDRLRCLNAPILSDTSCKNSYPGQITSNMFCAGFLEGGKDSCQGDSGGPVVCNGQLQGVVSWGYGCAQRNKPGVYAKVCNYNTWIRNTMSSN